The segment TTTGGCTGCCATCGCCATAAACAGTTATATCCTGATTCCTCAAAGCCTGCATAATAAAGTTGCTGACAACCCTTCCATCGTTTGGCTGCATTCTAGGCCCATAAGTATTAAATATTCTCACCACCCTAATATTTATCCCATTTTGCCTATAATAATCAAAAAAGAGTGTCTCAGCACATCTTTTCCCTTCATCATAACAGGATCTCTTTCCAATAGGATTAACCCTACCCCAATACTGTTCATCCTGTGGATGAACATCTGGATCCCCATATACCTCGCTTGTGGATGCCTGTAGAATCTTCGCCCTAACCCTCTTTGCAATACCAAGCATATTAATGGACCCTGCCACATTTGTCTTTATAGTCTTTACCGGATTGTACTGATAATGAATCGGAGAAGCAGGACAGGCAAGATTATATATCTCATCTACCTCTAAAAGAATAGGATGCACTATATCATGCCTGATCAATTCAAAATTTGAATGAGCGAAAAGGGGTTGAATATTTTCTCTCGCTCCTGTAAAAAAATTATCAAGGCACAATACGTCATTGCTACCCTTTAACAACACCTCGCATAGGTGCGATCCGATAAATCCTGCACCACCTGTTACTAATATTCTTTTATTAGAATATCTCATTTCATATTCATCGTTTGACATACACGAGTCCTATTCGTTATGCCCCATATTTATAATATTATACAATTATGCTACACTCATCTGAGATCTATCTCAAGATATGTATCAACATCAACGAGAAAAGAAAACTATATCATTTTTAATATTTACATCCCTAGGTATATAAAAGAAGCTAAGATTCATTCTCTCTTCTCTTATTTCTTTCTGTAATGAAATAGTCAATAAAGAAGGATAGAAAAATTCCAAATAAAAGAGATGCCATAAAGGCAACTGCAAGCTTTATAACTAATTTACGACTCAATGTCATCTTACTCTTACTGTTCATAAGCTTCCGTTTATCCCTAATATCTGGTGATATTGGCATTTTAGGCTCAATTATTACTGACGAGGGGTAGGTGTAGGAATCTAGAACTAATATAGGATCAATAATCATCTTCGACTTCAATAAATCAGTATTTTCTCTTATTCTACTGAATGCCCTTCTATATAATTTATCATGTCTGTTCAATATCTTATCAATTGTCCTGTTAACACAATAATATGATATCTCCGGCAGGATAGAGGTATATCCTATGTATATACAACCTTCCACTTCTCTATATTCCCATGAAGGCAAATCATAATCCATTTCCTGATTCTTATTCTTATTATTCTCATAAAAAATCATATTATCATGATCCTTATCATTAGCTAATTCAAGAGTATGCATCTCAATTAACTCACCAATTGTTATAGGTGGAAACTTCTTATGGTAATCTTTTAAAAATTCCTCAATAAAAAAACTTGAGTCTAAATATAATTTAATATCCGACCATTGCTCAATTAATACATTTGCAATCTTGCCAATTTTCACCTTAGCATCAACAGTATAAGTATTTAGTTCAGACACGACATCGATCATCTCTGGGTTAGATTTAGGTTTAGAAGATAAGATTACTGTCAATAAAGTAATAATAATACTTATTCCGACTATAACAGATATCAAATACCTCCATTTCCATATTTTCATTACTATATCGTAAAGTTGTATCTCATCATCTTGATCCTGACTTTGGTTGTAATGATAATTTCGGTCCTCTCTCATGAATTTAACTCCAGATAAATCAATAGAATAGTCATTACCGAATTTAAATATTATCTATATCCATTCAGACATTAAATATTATTAAAAACACCCATATCCCATTCAGAGTCGTGGCTTATAAATACACCAACATTTCTACTAATATATATTCAATAAAACTATAATAAGGTTTATAGCAATTATTCAGAAGAGATGAACAATCCATATTTAATATAATAGAAAAAGATACCTATGCTTTCCCTTAAAGCTCTGGCACTCTTAGATAAACTGTTTATATTAGGCAAAAAGTCATATAAATTACAACCCTTCCCTTTCCCTGAAAGGGGAGCTGAAGAATGAGAGACAACATCTAGTCCTGCTTTTTTGAAAAGATATTCTGCCCTCCTTATGTGATATGCAGAAGTAACTAATAAACCCCTTTTATATCCAATTTGAAATAATTTCTTTTTAACATAAAGGGCATTCTCTACTGTATCCCTACTCTCATCCTCAATTATTATTTCCTTTGGTTTCACCCCAAGGTCGATTAAGAACCTCTTAACAACATGGGCTTCCTTTTGACTACCAGCAACACTTCCTCCACTAACCAATATTGGAATATTGTATCTATTATGTAATCTAACAGCATCAACGATTCTTGGAATCATATCATATGAAGGGATGCTCACTCCGGAAAAATCTTCAACACCATCAATCACACCACCTCCCAAGAGTATAATAACATCTACACCCTGTTCACCACTATAAATGCCTCGTTTCTCAACAATTCCGATCAAAGGGGTTGCAATACATGAAATCGATATAGAGTATAATATTATCCCTAAAAAAAGATTTATCAATAAAAGTTTATCTCTTCGATATAATCCGTATAAACCCAGAAACACCAAGCAAACAACTAAAATACCTGGGATTGTGACAAAAGTGCTTATTATCTTCTTCAATGCAAACATAACAAAGGTGGTTTATATATTCGATCTTACTCTAGACTATTCAATCATATGTTATAATATTAAATATTATATAGTTATTATAGATTGATAGACATGTCTATGTATTTCCGATGTCAAGCCTTTTTCAAAATTAGCTTACCATTCTCAAGATGATAATGAGAGTCAGAATTCCTGACAATAAATCTATTGTGGGTAGCAATAATAATCAATATCCCTCTCTTTTCTATTATATCCCTAAATAGTGCGAAAACCATCTTTCCTGTCTTCTCATCCAGATTTCCTGTTGGCTCATCAGCGATAATGACTTCTGGGTTGTTTATAATAGCTCGCGCAATTGATACCCTCTGCTTCTCTCCCCCTGAAAGTGTAGCTGGATACTGATGCACTATCTCTTCAAGATTTAAGTACTGTATCAGATAATCAACATTCTGCTTGATGTTTTTCATTGATGGATTCAGTATAGCAGGATATAGAATATTTTTATAAGCTGATAAATCAGACAGTAAATTATATGATTGAAAAACTAAACCGATTTGTCTATTCCTATATCTAGATCTTTTGAAATCATTCCATTTATATATATTATTACCTTTGAAATGAACTACCCCTGATTTGGGTTTTAACAAACCCGACAAAATGCTTAAAAGTGTAGTCTTACCAGATCCAGTCTTACCGGAAATCGATACCATATAATTTGAATCACACTCAAAATTGATATTATCTAATACCCTCCTTCCTCCAAAAGAAATCTTAACATCTTTAATGGATAGAATATTCATAGTTTACATGATAAAAAATACTATTTTAATTCCCCATATAATACGGAATGGGATAATGAAAACAAATCAACAAATAAATATCATTAATAAGTAATTGAAGATTACCGGTATGCATAAAGATGAAATAATTAGGGATTGTAAATGAATATAATTATTATTTAGGAAGAAATAGCACTCTCATTTATTGGAAAGGAATTTTAAAATAATAATTAAATCGTAATGTCAATCTTTTAGATTACTGAGTTTGGAAAAGTAAAGATATCAATACTCAATCGCCCTAATGATAAAATTGGTCATAGCCCGATCAGCATCCTTAATACCCTTATAGTATGTCTCAGCAATACTCAATAAATTATTATATACAAAAGTAAGATGTGGAATTAGAAAATCCCTCTTTAGGGAATTTCTTACTGGAAATGCCATATTATTCCTAATCTTTCCAAGAGCCTTTTCATCAATTAACTTGACTCTACCATTAATATGACTAAATACTACATCGTCAGTTCCTACAACTGTTGGTGAAGGATCAACAATCCTCACTACAACATTGGATTCAATATCATATTGCCTCTCGCCAATTTCGAATTCCATTTTGGAAACATTCTGTCCACTTACAAACAATCTCGATCTCTTTGTCTGTATGCCAGTTATCCTGTTATCACCGAAAATATCTCTATGAAATTTGTATGTTTCAATTTCAATATAATCCTTGCCAAGTCTATAGGTTATCCTGTATGGCAGCACTCTGATATCCTTTGTGGAAAGCAGTTTATACTTGGCAACAACTTCCTCTATCTTTTTGTTCAGATTAAGTATCTGATTATCTAACCTTTCCCCATCCTTATTAAGCTTCTCAGACTCTAATTGTGCTTTATCAACTGACTCAATTGGTTTCTTCTCAGCCCCAGCTTGTGAAATAAAATGCAGCAAAAATATTAATAGAAATAGTATCACATACCATCTACACATTTTTATATCCTAAATTCCATAATTGATATCCCGTAGTGTTTAAAAAAGTAATATATTATCACAAATCTCAGTTAGAGAAAATATATCATATTCTAGTTTATGTTTGATTGAAATTCAATCATTTTTTTAGTGATCCCTTGAAAAGTCCCTTAGAATTTAAAACTGTAAATTATTTCAGCACCTTAATAATACAAGTATTATGTAAAAACTTAAAATTCAAATAGCTAAAATGAAAAAATATGGGCGATCCATAAGATCGCCCTCGACTCAAATCCTTGATTCATATAATCATTCTTTCATTATATTCCAAAATTCATTGGTTTTTAATCAAATCTTATAAAAAGTTATCATCGCTTAATAACCAACTCATCCTATTGTAATAGTGGACCTAACGCAGAGAAAACCCCATTGGCATCATTATTGTACTGCGCGTTATCCAGACTATTGATCTTATCCCAATTATCCTTAATATCTTCTGGAGTAGGTACCTGTTTCCCTTCATGAAGGATCATTCCAGGACCTGTTAACATTGCCGATCTTGAAAAATATCCGGCACCAGCATTCATTATGACACCAGACTCAGTGAATTCCTCTGAACACATCCATAGTACTACAGGCGTTACATACTCAACCTTCAACTTATCTAATAGGTTTGGCGGCATAATATCCTCTGTCAACCTTGTACCAGCTAATGGGGCTAAAACATTTACCTTAATATTATATTTGCCGCCCTCTAACTTGAGAGTATTCGCCATGCCAACAAGCCCCATCTTTGCGGATGAATAATTTGCCTGCCCAAAATTACCGAATAAACCAGCGGCAGATGTTGTCATTATTATCCTTCCATATCCATTTTCTCTCATATTTATAAAGGCTGGTTTTGTTACACAATAAGCTCCCTTTAGATGCACCGCTAACACAGCATCCCAATTAGACTCTTCCAATTTAGTAAAGCTTTTATCCCTGAGGATACCAGCATTGTTTACGACAATGTCAACCTTGCCAAAGGCATCAATCGCTGTCTTTGTGATGTTCTCTCCTCCTTCAACAGTTGCAACATTATCATAATTAGGTACAGCCTCACCACCAAGAGCCTTTATCTCAGATACAACCTCATCAGCCGCTGCACTACCTGCACCTGTGCCATCCCTTGCCCCTCCTAAGTCATTAACTACAACCTTTGCACCACGTTTTGCCAACTCAATTGCATGATTCTTACCCAATCCAGCTCCTGCTCCTGTTACTATAGCTACTCTCCCAGTAAAATCAATCTTTGACATTACATCGTCCTCCTAATAATAATATTATTCAAAACCTATTCTCTTCCCACACCTCAACTTTCTCTCAAATCCTATGAAGCCCCTCTTCGACTTCGAACAGATTAATTATATAAGCTACAATTACTTATTTGCACAATAATCCAAAAATAAGATTAAATAGCAGGGAACATCGCCTCTCTTCACTTTAATTCTCAAAATCTATTCGCTATGGTGAAAATTCTGAAAACATCTCAAGACTCCGATCCCCGCTTATATCATATAAGATTATGCATCTTGTTTTCCAATAATAGAGATGCTGCAGACGTTCATCATTGGGAATCCACCCAAATTGTGAGTAAGACCAAATTTTGGATCCTTTAATTGTCTCTCTCCTGCACGTCCTTGAAGTTGTAGATACATCTCATAAATCATTCGAAGACCGGATGCTCCTATCGGATGACCAAAACACTTCAAACCTCCATCTATCTGACAAGGAACTCCACCATCTTTATCATAAAATCCATCTAATATATCTTTAGGCGCTTTCCCTCTTTCTGATATATGTAAATCTTCCATGGTAACGAGTTCAGTTATCGAGAAGCAATCATGAACCTCCATCATGCTGATCTCCTCCCGAGGATTCTTTATACCAGCCTCTTCATATGCCTTCTTGCTTGCCTTTGTTGTAGTCACAACATGAGCCCCATCCCAGTTATTATACTGCATCTCTTCTCCATTGCTCAAAGATACCTGCAAAGCCTTTACTGTAACGAAATCCTTCTTACCAAGTCCTTTGGCTATATCAGGGGTTGTCACAATCGCACAGGCAGATCCATCACTAACACCACAGCAATCGAACAATCCCAAGGGATAAGCAATCATGGGTGCGGCTAATATCTTTTCTTCACTTACAGGCTTTCGAAGATGTGCTTTCGGATTTATAGATCCATTTAAATGACTCTTAGCAGACACATGAGCCATTGCCTTCTTTAAATCATCCATCTCTATCTCATATTTTCCAGTATATCCACTGGCAAGCATTGCAAAAGCTCCGGGAGCTGACATATTGGGAAACCAGAGTGAAGCAACACCATAATTTCCTGACATGCCAAAATCTGGTAGTCCACCATAACCCGTGTCCTTTAACTTTTCCACACCTATTGCCAAGGCAATATCATAAGCGCCTGAAGCAACACCATATACAGCGCCCCTGAATGCTTCAGTCCCAGTGGCACAAAAATTTTCTACTCTTGTCACAGGTATATTATTTAATCTTAGTGTAACAGATGCAGAGGTAGCGCTCTTCCCTACGTTTATTTCATCAATACAACTACCGAACCATCCCGCTTCAATCTCCTTTGTGTCGATTCCGGCATCCTCTAGACACTCCTGATATGCTTCAACCATTAACTCCTCAGCACCCACATCCCATCTCTCTCCAAATCTTGTGCAACCCATACCAATAATAGCTACTTTATCTCTTATTCCTGTTGCCATATCTATTACCTCCTTAAATATTAATTACCGGATTTAGGAAATGCTTTCCAAAAATATCCGTGATAGCCACGAATATTATCCACCTTTCTCTTTCTGAAACTCATAGCCATTGGTAATCCTACCTTCACTTCTTCCAAAGCACAATCAGTAAAATCACAAAAGAACCTGCCCCCTTCATCAAAGGTAACAACACCATAAATACCAGGCGGATCAATTGAAGCTGTTAGAAGATCCCCGGTATAGGATAGAACCTTTCCAGATCTTCCTGCAAACTCATAATCTTCTAGGGTATGCAATGAATGACAATCTGGATTAACGCAAATATCCTGAGCAGGAAACTGAATTGTACCACACTTGTTGCACTTGCCTCCCACAAGGCCCAAAATCATCTTGCGATTTCTCCATAGTGTTGTTAAAGCTGTCTGGCCATAGGCCTCCCCTCTAAGGCCTATATCTGCCTCAAGTAAACCTCTAAATCTTGCATACTTCTCATAATTAGCAAGATCCGCTCTCTTAGCAAGGCTGCCCTTGATTCCCAAAGGCTCCTTTATATCATTAATTCTATCAGTAACCTCAAAACCAATCACATCGCAACCCTGACCAAAGCTTGCCATCAAAATCTTATCACCGGGCTTCGCTTCCTGAAGAGCGGAGATAAACATTATAAAGGGATGAGCTGTCCCAGTATCGCCACATAACTCATGCATGTTGTCATGAACCTTTGAAGGATCAACGCCCAACTTCTTTGTAATATTAGCGTGCTCTCTCTTGAAATAACATGGAAAAATAATTCTATCAAAACTATTAATATCCATACCTGTCTTTTTTAGGTAACCAGAAATCGCCTCAGGTATTATTTTAGCATACCCCTCATCTCTTACCCATCTCTCTTCCCAAGTATAGTCATAATCCTTTCCATAACCCTTATAATGATCCGCAAAATCACAACTATAAGAGTAATAATCCTTAATCTCTGCTATCACATCATCCTTTCCAAGAAGAAGTGCTCCGGCTCCATCACCTAAAAACATCTCATACATAGTTACCATCTTTGTATGACGGTGATCTGATGCCACTACCAATATGTTGTTCCTCGTTCCAGCCTTTAACGCCTCATATGCAGAGATAACAGCGGTTGTGCCTGCCTTCAGGGAAGCGGCAAAATCCGCATTTGTTACACCAGCTTCCGGAACATTCAACGCTGTAGAAAGAATACCAGCATTCTGCCTATCCGCATAGGGCATTGAAACGGATGCTAAAGAAACACCGTCTACTGATTTCCTATCCTTACCCTTCATGCAGTCATAAGCAGCAGCTACAGCCATAGTCAATGCATCTTCATCCCAATTTGCAACTGATTTCTCACCCTGTGCAACTGCCATCATCACAGGGAACAGCCAAGACATACTCTGGGCTGCAACCATTCGATTCATTCGATACCTAGGAATATACCCCCCATAGGATGTAATTCCGATCATGATTAATACCTCCTTCTGATCAAATTTTTTACTTAATAGATATAATCTTACGAATCAAAATACAATCATCGTATTTCCTTCCAATAAATTCATTTTATAAAACATTGAGTCAACACGCTAATTATAACATCCCTCTAATATTTATAATTCTCACCCTCGCTTAGCAATTCCTTCCCAATATTGATCTTCAATTTCTCTCTTTAACAATTTGCCATCTAGATGTCTTGGAAGTTCTTTAGTAAACTTGACAATCTTAGGAATCTTAAAACCATATAGTCCTTTTTTCCTACAGTAGTCCATTATCTCTTTTTTTGTAGATTTAACTCCTTTACGAAGTTGAATAACAGCTGCTACAACTTCTCCAAGATCATCATCAGGGGCTCGAACAACTGCAACATCAACTACCTTTGAGTTTTGCTTAATTACTGTCTCAATCTCATTGGGGTAGACATTCACCCCACCGCTTATTATCATCTCCTTTACTCTTCCAGTAAGATAAAGGAATTCATCCTCATCCATATATCCAAGCAAACCATCATCAAACCAATGAACACCATTAACTACCTCATATGCGCTTTGAAGCTTCTCAGGAGTGCCTGAATACCGAAGACTAATTGTCATAACGGTCCTTGTTAAAACCTTGCCCTCTTCATTTGGCTTACACCACTCCCCTGTCTCACTATTATAGATTCTCGTCTCTCCACACCTTGGTTTACCAACACTGGCATATCGCTTAGGATTTTCCTCATAATCCTTGGGAGTCAATACTGTGGTCACCCCTGTCTCAGCAGAGCCATAATACTCCATAAAAACATTCCCCTTACAACCCCTCTCTATAAAAAAAGAATTTGCCGCCTTCTTTAACTCAGGCGAAGCAGGGGCAGCAGCACAAATTAAGGCACGCATCGAGCTTAAATTATATTTATTCTTCACTTTTTTTGGAAGATCCAATATTCTGTCAAGCATTGTAGGGACAACAAAAACCCAGCTTATCCTCTCTCTCTCAACAATTTCCAAGAACTCTTCAGGATCAAACTCTACCATGGGTATTACAGTTCCGC is part of the Spirochaetota bacterium genome and harbors:
- a CDS encoding UDP-glucuronic acid decarboxylase family protein; translated protein: MSNDEYEMRYSNKRILVTGGAGFIGSHLCEVLLKGSNDVLCLDNFFTGARENIQPLFAHSNFELIRHDIVHPILLEVDEIYNLACPASPIHYQYNPVKTIKTNVAGSINMLGIAKRVRAKILQASTSEVYGDPDVHPQDEQYWGRVNPIGKRSCYDEGKRCAETLFFDYYRQNGINIRVVRIFNTYGPRMQPNDGRVVSNFIMQALRNQDITVYGDGSQTRSFCYIDDMVKGIILMMNARDDFVGPVNLGNPEEYSILKLAERIIEIVNSRSNIVFKQLPEDDPSRRRPDIELAKRELLWKPEICLEDGLTKTIEYFDKLLKNY
- a CDS encoding YdcF family protein, which codes for MKKIISTFVTIPGILVVCLVFLGLYGLYRRDKLLLINLFLGIILYSISISCIATPLIGIVEKRGIYSGEQGVDVIILLGGGVIDGVEDFSGVSIPSYDMIPRIVDAVRLHNRYNIPILVSGGSVAGSQKEAHVVKRFLIDLGVKPKEIIIEDESRDTVENALYVKKKLFQIGYKRGLLVTSAYHIRRAEYLFKKAGLDVVSHSSAPLSGKGKGCNLYDFLPNINSLSKSARALRESIGIFFYYIKYGLFISSE
- a CDS encoding ABC transporter ATP-binding protein encodes the protein MNILSIKDVKISFGGRRVLDNINFECDSNYMVSISGKTGSGKTTLLSILSGLLKPKSGVVHFKGNNIYKWNDFKRSRYRNRQIGLVFQSYNLLSDLSAYKNILYPAILNPSMKNIKQNVDYLIQYLNLEEIVHQYPATLSGGEKQRVSIARAIINNPEVIIADEPTGNLDEKTGKMVFALFRDIIEKRGILIIIATHNRFIVRNSDSHYHLENGKLILKKA
- a CDS encoding SDR family oxidoreductase, producing MSKIDFTGRVAIVTGAGAGLGKNHAIELAKRGAKVVVNDLGGARDGTGAGSAAADEVVSEIKALGGEAVPNYDNVATVEGGENITKTAIDAFGKVDIVVNNAGILRDKSFTKLEESNWDAVLAVHLKGAYCVTKPAFINMRENGYGRIIMTTSAAGLFGNFGQANYSSAKMGLVGMANTLKLEGGKYNIKVNVLAPLAGTRLTEDIMPPNLLDKLKVEYVTPVVLWMCSEEFTESGVIMNAGAGYFSRSAMLTGPGMILHEGKQVPTPEDIKDNWDKINSLDNAQYNNDANGVFSALGPLLQ
- a CDS encoding acetyl-CoA acetyltransferase; protein product: MATGIRDKVAIIGMGCTRFGERWDVGAEELMVEAYQECLEDAGIDTKEIEAGWFGSCIDEINVGKSATSASVTLRLNNIPVTRVENFCATGTEAFRGAVYGVASGAYDIALAIGVEKLKDTGYGGLPDFGMSGNYGVASLWFPNMSAPGAFAMLASGYTGKYEIEMDDLKKAMAHVSAKSHLNGSINPKAHLRKPVSEEKILAAPMIAYPLGLFDCCGVSDGSACAIVTTPDIAKGLGKKDFVTVKALQVSLSNGEEMQYNNWDGAHVVTTTKASKKAYEEAGIKNPREEISMMEVHDCFSITELVTMEDLHISERGKAPKDILDGFYDKDGGVPCQIDGGLKCFGHPIGASGLRMIYEMYLQLQGRAGERQLKDPKFGLTHNLGGFPMMNVCSISIIGKQDA
- a CDS encoding 3-oxoacyl-[acyl-carrier-protein] synthase III C-terminal domain-containing protein; protein product: MIGITSYGGYIPRYRMNRMVAAQSMSWLFPVMMAVAQGEKSVANWDEDALTMAVAAAYDCMKGKDRKSVDGVSLASVSMPYADRQNAGILSTALNVPEAGVTNADFAASLKAGTTAVISAYEALKAGTRNNILVVASDHRHTKMVTMYEMFLGDGAGALLLGKDDVIAEIKDYYSYSCDFADHYKGYGKDYDYTWEERWVRDEGYAKIIPEAISGYLKKTGMDINSFDRIIFPCYFKREHANITKKLGVDPSKVHDNMHELCGDTGTAHPFIMFISALQEAKPGDKILMASFGQGCDVIGFEVTDRINDIKEPLGIKGSLAKRADLANYEKYARFRGLLEADIGLRGEAYGQTALTTLWRNRKMILGLVGGKCNKCGTIQFPAQDICVNPDCHSLHTLEDYEFAGRSGKVLSYTGDLLTASIDPPGIYGVVTFDEGGRFFCDFTDCALEEVKVGLPMAMSFRKRKVDNIRGYHGYFWKAFPKSGN